The following proteins are co-located in the Lacticaseibacillus paracasei subsp. paracasei genome:
- a CDS encoding NAD/NADP octopine/nopaline dehydrogenase family protein translates to MKATIIGAGNTGFACAADLARHHITTTVYSRDPAKAAKLTENPFAITGRFTTTQPLNVSSDLAASIQSADVIIVATWANVHTTVIDALRPLIHRGQAIIFLNGNWGLLQAVAAFKPAWLAEKRGSILETSGMPYVAQWQDHSLHISEIKAKVTVSTYGAKEASIKGINLLKQLYAQVIESPNILQASLSALNPIIHVPVSLFNLSRIEHAASFHILTDGLSSAARAYIMHIDDERKHLASALHIPYSSIVHQLATQWGTDFDTLREVFHGLPTYRDLPAPDSLQSRFIVEDLPFGIDPLVKLGEVLDVSLPYSEKLAAFAHAVFDQVPEPDLGFINAETIAAVQGTGSA, encoded by the coding sequence ATGAAAGCAACGATTATTGGTGCCGGCAATACCGGTTTTGCTTGTGCAGCAGATCTTGCTCGCCATCATATCACGACAACGGTTTACTCACGCGATCCTGCCAAAGCCGCCAAGCTAACTGAAAACCCCTTCGCCATCACAGGCCGCTTCACAACTACCCAGCCTTTAAACGTCAGCTCTGACCTAGCCGCCAGCATTCAATCAGCCGACGTCATCATCGTTGCCACTTGGGCCAACGTACACACCACCGTTATTGATGCCTTGCGACCGCTCATTCATCGAGGTCAAGCCATTATTTTTCTCAATGGTAATTGGGGTCTGCTTCAAGCTGTTGCGGCCTTCAAACCAGCATGGCTCGCCGAAAAAAGGGGCAGTATTTTGGAAACATCAGGCATGCCTTACGTTGCTCAATGGCAGGACCATTCATTGCACATCAGCGAAATCAAGGCTAAAGTAACGGTTTCGACTTATGGCGCCAAAGAAGCCAGCATCAAAGGCATTAATTTGCTCAAGCAGTTATATGCGCAAGTGATCGAGTCGCCTAACATTCTGCAGGCAAGTCTAAGTGCGCTTAACCCAATCATTCACGTACCCGTCTCCCTCTTCAATCTTTCTCGCATCGAACACGCCGCGTCTTTTCACATCCTCACAGACGGTTTAAGTTCCGCCGCAAGAGCTTACATCATGCACATTGACGACGAACGCAAACACCTAGCAAGTGCCTTGCACATACCATACAGCAGCATTGTGCATCAACTTGCCACACAATGGGGAACAGACTTTGACACGCTACGAGAGGTGTTTCATGGACTACCTACCTACCGCGACCTGCCCGCTCCAGACAGCTTGCAATCACGGTTCATCGTCGAGGATTTACCATTTGGCATCGATCCACTGGTTAAGTTAGGTGAAGTCCTCGATGTTTCACTGCCTTACAGCGAGAAACTAGCAGCGTTTGCACATGCTGTTTTTGATCAGGTGCCGGAACCGGATCTCGGGTTTATTAATGCTGAGACAATTGCTGCAGTTCAGGGAACTGGGTCAGCATAA
- a CDS encoding amino acid ABC transporter ATP-binding protein: protein MGLLEVKNLTKTFKGKTILANLNLTVNAGETLVIIGKSGAGKTTLLRCLNLLERPTSGNLTLGGNTYDYSRLTAGDIRTIRDQLAMVFQNYALFNNKTALENITEPLIYGQHQTKAEAQKTAQTLLEQLELTDKANLYPAELSGGQQQRIGIARAEALRPSIILFDEPTSSLDPALVGTISRDILSLREKGQTMIVVTHQLDFAQRIATQCAFLNEGHLVEVAPADQFFTHPAQPETVAFLNAAKEAEA from the coding sequence ATGGGCTTGTTAGAAGTTAAAAATCTCACCAAAACATTCAAAGGGAAGACAATTCTCGCCAACCTTAATCTGACCGTTAATGCCGGTGAAACCTTAGTCATTATAGGCAAAAGTGGCGCGGGCAAAACAACCCTTCTACGATGCCTGAACCTGCTAGAACGGCCGACCAGCGGCAATCTCACACTGGGAGGCAACACTTACGATTACAGTCGGCTCACAGCAGGCGATATCCGGACAATCCGTGATCAACTCGCTATGGTTTTTCAAAACTACGCCTTATTCAACAACAAAACCGCTTTGGAAAATATCACCGAGCCTTTAATCTACGGCCAGCATCAAACAAAAGCCGAAGCGCAAAAGACCGCTCAAACCTTGCTTGAGCAATTAGAACTAACTGACAAAGCAAACTTATATCCTGCAGAATTATCTGGTGGTCAACAGCAACGCATTGGCATTGCCCGAGCAGAGGCCTTACGACCATCAATCATTCTTTTCGATGAACCCACTAGTTCACTAGATCCGGCCTTGGTCGGTACGATCAGTCGTGACATTCTTTCGTTGCGCGAAAAAGGCCAGACGATGATTGTTGTAACGCATCAACTGGATTTTGCCCAACGGATCGCAACGCAATGCGCTTTTCTAAATGAAGGCCATCTGGTCGAAGTCGCGCCTGCCGACCAATTCTTTACACACCCAGCCCAACCGGAAACAGTTGCGTTCCTGAATGCTGCAAAGGAGGCGGAGGCATGA
- a CDS encoding transporter substrate-binding domain-containing protein — protein MKKSRLALIAGTAVLALFLASCGKSGTASSTSSSKVKTVQIVGPSASQPYQIYKSKDKMSGYNGDILAAIQKDLKNKYKFQYQVTEANSVFVGLQSGKYDLAVGNYYYSTERAKTYDYSRNPTLLSDLRLVVRKDDNKITDLASLAKTNGKLEPIDVADPRYGIVENWNKQHPEQKVTLKSSGFVDTANQFKDIVNKQYDAILYPRTNFDTAQKKLNEPLKLSKSIAVFPVVYYYHKSSTSTQLRKDIDKELLKLRKNGTLAKLSQKWLGSDPFTAKNDRVTDVTKSYAQEK, from the coding sequence ATGAAAAAATCTCGTCTTGCACTCATTGCTGGCACCGCCGTTCTCGCATTGTTTCTCGCCTCCTGTGGCAAATCCGGCACCGCCAGTTCGACCAGCAGTTCAAAAGTTAAGACAGTTCAAATCGTTGGCCCGTCAGCATCTCAACCCTACCAAATTTATAAGAGTAAAGATAAAATGTCAGGCTATAATGGCGATATTCTTGCCGCTATTCAAAAAGACCTCAAAAACAAATATAAGTTCCAGTATCAAGTCACTGAAGCAAACTCCGTCTTTGTGGGCTTACAATCTGGTAAATACGATCTGGCAGTGGGCAATTACTACTACTCGACTGAACGTGCTAAAACCTACGACTACTCACGCAACCCTACCCTACTGAGTGACTTGCGCTTGGTTGTACGAAAAGATGATAACAAAATCACTGACCTTGCATCGCTGGCGAAAACAAATGGTAAGTTGGAACCGATTGATGTGGCTGATCCGCGGTATGGTATCGTTGAAAACTGGAATAAGCAGCATCCCGAACAGAAAGTAACACTCAAATCATCCGGTTTCGTTGATACAGCTAACCAGTTCAAAGATATTGTGAACAAACAATATGATGCCATTCTTTACCCACGGACAAATTTTGATACTGCACAGAAGAAGCTCAACGAACCACTCAAGCTTTCTAAGTCAATCGCAGTCTTCCCAGTGGTCTATTACTATCACAAGAGTTCAACCAGCACACAACTACGTAAGGATATTGACAAAGAACTCCTCAAACTGCGGAAAAATGGCACCTTGGCCAAATTGTCCCAAAAGTGGCTTGGTAGTGATCCCTTTACTGCAAAAAATGATCGTGTGACTGACGTGACCAAGTCTTACGCTCAAGAAAAGTAG
- a CDS encoding amino acid ABC transporter permease gives MTIFWQDWQQIIPSVWTSIYIALLAILFGIPIGCLIAWIRVKRPPILNQLVGIYLSFARSVPMIVVLYILYFALPNLTTVLNGGKGLHIPATVVAVAALALFSSAYFGETFRAAYQALDPAQLEAALASGLSKRTAMKRIVLPQAAALALPNVFNSVMDIVKGTAIIYNIGLLEITGTSILVGSKTYQFIPAYLAAWTIYLVLYWLVSAIFHLIKRQVTYLH, from the coding sequence ATGACGATTTTCTGGCAAGATTGGCAACAAATCATCCCAAGTGTTTGGACAAGCATTTACATCGCACTGTTGGCAATTCTTTTTGGGATCCCGATTGGTTGCCTCATCGCTTGGATCCGTGTCAAACGTCCGCCAATCCTCAATCAATTAGTCGGCATCTATCTCTCGTTTGCTCGCAGTGTGCCGATGATCGTTGTCCTTTATATTCTGTACTTTGCGTTGCCGAACCTCACGACTGTGCTAAATGGCGGTAAGGGACTGCATATTCCCGCCACTGTGGTTGCTGTCGCTGCTCTCGCACTATTCTCCAGCGCCTACTTTGGTGAAACTTTCCGCGCGGCCTATCAAGCACTCGACCCGGCGCAACTGGAAGCAGCACTCGCCTCAGGACTGAGTAAGCGCACGGCGATGAAACGCATTGTCCTACCACAAGCGGCCGCGCTTGCCCTGCCAAATGTTTTCAATAGTGTCATGGACATTGTCAAAGGTACGGCCATTATTTACAACATCGGCCTGCTGGAGATCACTGGCACTAGCATCCTTGTTGGCTCCAAAACGTACCAATTCATTCCAGCCTACCTAGCAGCTTGGACAATTTACCTAGTTCTTTATTGGCTCGTCAGCGCTATCTTTCATCTCATCAAGCGTCAAGTCACATACTTACACTAA
- a CDS encoding amino acid ABC transporter permease produces MGFATLFEVLQHLAPYLGITFWIIGASALFVLVFGSLISLVHFSHSRVLELLYNGFVSLMRATPVLLLLMLVFYGMPLLFQLVGIDISWWAKTSFAILAIGLENSAYFSENLRSAYASIPQSQYDACTSLHFSRIAAIRRILGPQVFAAALPNIGNTLITIVKNSAYVYVIGITDLYEQAQIIAQASFGKQQVVVFIVLSLIYWAICAAIQAFFTQLERRRSWSGGAK; encoded by the coding sequence GTGGGGTTTGCAACATTGTTCGAAGTTTTGCAGCATTTAGCACCATACTTAGGCATCACATTTTGGATCATTGGCGCATCAGCACTTTTCGTACTTGTATTCGGCTCATTAATCTCGTTGGTCCATTTCAGCCATTCGCGCGTTCTGGAATTGCTTTATAACGGGTTCGTCAGTCTCATGCGGGCAACACCAGTTTTATTGCTATTAATGCTGGTATTCTACGGCATGCCTCTTCTATTCCAGTTAGTCGGCATTGACATTTCGTGGTGGGCCAAAACCAGTTTCGCCATTCTTGCTATCGGATTGGAAAACAGTGCGTACTTCTCTGAAAACCTGCGTAGTGCTTATGCCTCGATTCCACAGTCACAATATGATGCCTGTACATCGTTGCATTTCAGTCGCATCGCAGCCATTCGCAGAATTTTAGGTCCGCAGGTTTTTGCGGCCGCACTGCCAAATATCGGGAATACGCTTATCACAATTGTCAAAAACTCAGCCTACGTCTATGTCATCGGCATCACCGACCTATATGAGCAAGCCCAAATTATCGCCCAAGCATCATTTGGCAAACAGCAAGTGGTCGTTTTCATTGTCTTGTCACTCATCTACTGGGCAATATGTGCAGCTATCCAAGCATTTTTCACCCAACTTGAACGCCGCCGGTCTTGGTCAGGAGGTGCAAAATGA
- a CDS encoding IS30 family transposase, producing the protein MAIITLIERSQIELMQHHTIQYIAATLGRSRISIRHELHRCPEGDYCAIIAQDHADTCRHRCGRHSILTPKLKRMVTEKLNLGWSPEMVGYAVHCAPHTIYHWIYQRQVDFQPSQLFDHGKRHKRRQDLRSRYNQAVGTSIEIRSESANRRTEKGHLEMDTVRGGRGSKAAVLTIVDRVTRLMATTKLENLSQNAVLKGFARLMVDFPGPVRSVTVDHGKEFSCDQALTKRYRIPVYFCHAYHPNERGTNERFNRELRYYFPKGTQFDQVSETDIQQATALINNKPRKCLRWQTPVQAVSKPLSRW; encoded by the coding sequence ATGGCCATTATAACCTTAATTGAACGATCTCAGATAGAACTGATGCAACACCACACGATTCAATACATCGCCGCGACCTTAGGCCGCTCTCGTATTTCTATTAGGCATGAGCTTCACCGTTGCCCTGAAGGTGATTACTGCGCCATTATAGCTCAGGATCATGCCGATACTTGTCGGCATCGTTGTGGTCGGCACTCGATTTTAACGCCTAAGTTGAAGCGGATGGTAACTGAGAAGCTAAACCTAGGTTGGTCCCCTGAAATGGTCGGTTATGCCGTTCACTGTGCGCCACACACGATTTACCACTGGATTTATCAAAGACAAGTCGATTTTCAGCCAAGCCAACTCTTTGATCACGGTAAACGTCATAAAAGAAGACAAGACCTTCGGTCGCGCTATAACCAAGCAGTAGGCACCTCAATTGAGATTCGCAGTGAGTCAGCTAACCGGCGAACCGAAAAAGGACATTTAGAGATGGATACAGTTCGCGGTGGTCGCGGGTCAAAGGCTGCTGTTTTGACCATTGTCGATCGGGTGACACGTTTAATGGCGACAACTAAGCTTGAAAACTTATCACAAAATGCTGTTCTCAAGGGATTTGCAAGACTGATGGTGGACTTTCCGGGTCCGGTTCGATCAGTGACGGTTGATCACGGTAAAGAGTTTTCCTGCGATCAGGCGCTTACAAAGCGCTATCGGATACCGGTTTACTTTTGCCACGCCTATCACCCGAATGAACGGGGCACAAATGAACGGTTCAATCGAGAACTTCGCTACTATTTCCCGAAGGGAACACAGTTTGATCAGGTTTCAGAGACCGATATTCAACAAGCCACAGCGCTTATCAATAACAAACCTAGAAAATGTCTCCGTTGGCAAACCCCAGTTCAAGCAGTGAGCAAGCCTCTTTCTAGGTGGTAA
- a CDS encoding DNA-directed RNA polymerase subunit sigma-24: MAQEEAGFALYLAHQGVVYAALAQLGIRRDRSDFQDWRDDGMLVYLNYFNRYRDPLTDEAAIRKFNKLAWHFVYLTLMQRMQKNRQRSVIERLPSNITLLQKTTFASTVLNVQTSLEWDGQLQRLAAILTPMERTVLGLRLADLSDAGIAGRLQISRQRVLKIRKQLQAKYRQIVG, from the coding sequence ATGGCACAGGAGGAGGCAGGATTTGCATTGTATCTCGCACATCAAGGGGTGGTGTATGCAGCTTTGGCGCAGTTGGGGATTCGGCGTGATCGAAGTGATTTTCAGGATTGGCGTGATGATGGGATGTTGGTGTACCTCAACTACTTCAACCGATATCGCGATCCATTGACGGATGAGGCTGCCATTCGCAAGTTTAATAAGCTGGCATGGCATTTTGTTTATCTGACGTTGATGCAGCGAATGCAGAAAAACCGGCAGCGAAGCGTGATTGAGCGGTTGCCAAGCAATATCACTTTATTGCAGAAAACGACTTTTGCCAGCACTGTTTTGAATGTGCAGACATCGCTGGAATGGGATGGTCAGCTGCAACGACTCGCGGCTATTTTGACGCCTATGGAGCGAACAGTTTTGGGCTTGCGATTGGCTGACTTGTCTGATGCTGGCATCGCAGGTCGATTACAGATTAGTCGGCAACGAGTTTTGAAGATACGTAAGCAGTTGCAGGCCAAGTATCGGCAGATTGTCGGCTGA
- a CDS encoding YvrJ family protein: protein MDKELLTYVLDQAVGVVIAVFLLTRIERRLDILITSIEKFMTKLDAKDKL, encoded by the coding sequence ATGGATAAGGAATTATTGACGTATGTCTTAGATCAGGCGGTTGGCGTTGTGATTGCCGTGTTTTTACTGACGCGGATCGAGCGGCGGTTGGATATCCTGATTACGAGTATTGAGAAATTCATGACAAAGTTGGATGCAAAGGACAAGTTGTAG
- a CDS encoding GH25 family lysozyme, which translates to MVILMADVSSWQPESDSWFRQLADVGVKAVVVKLTEGTTYRNPKAAAQLAAGRRMGMQVHGYHYAHYHNSADAVAEGRFFGTTAKALGIPTESVMVADVEDPSLTGELTGLTNVFLQTVKAIGYPHTDLYTMTSWLTTRRFDRVALIPKNLWLASYGVNQPGVDNVGTWQFTNNFQGLGVDMSYDFFGHYTTRLTGTLNDGVARVPTIRFHTVQPGESWWAIAHQYGHDMDKKLAALNGKTILSVIHPGDQLRVN; encoded by the coding sequence ATGGTGATATTAATGGCAGATGTGAGTAGCTGGCAGCCGGAATCGGACAGTTGGTTTCGTCAACTGGCGGATGTTGGTGTAAAGGCAGTGGTGGTTAAGTTGACAGAAGGCACCACCTACCGCAATCCCAAAGCTGCGGCACAATTGGCAGCCGGTCGGCGAATGGGGATGCAGGTGCATGGTTATCATTACGCGCATTATCACAACAGTGCTGATGCCGTGGCGGAAGGACGGTTTTTCGGAACTACGGCCAAGGCTTTGGGGATACCCACGGAATCGGTCATGGTGGCGGATGTGGAGGACCCAAGTTTAACCGGCGAGTTGACGGGCTTGACCAATGTTTTCCTTCAGACGGTCAAAGCGATTGGCTATCCCCACACGGATCTGTATACCATGACTAGTTGGCTGACCACGCGGCGCTTTGATCGGGTCGCCTTGATCCCGAAAAATCTGTGGCTTGCCAGTTACGGCGTGAATCAACCGGGCGTTGATAATGTTGGCACATGGCAGTTCACGAATAACTTTCAAGGGCTAGGTGTTGATATGAGTTACGACTTTTTTGGCCACTATACAACGCGTCTCACTGGCACACTCAACGATGGTGTCGCGCGCGTGCCAACGATTCGGTTTCATACCGTGCAGCCAGGGGAGAGCTGGTGGGCGATTGCGCACCAGTACGGACATGACATGGACAAGAAGCTGGCTGCATTGAATGGCAAGACGATTTTGAGTGTGATTCACCCTGGGGATCAGTTACGGGTGAATTGA
- a CDS encoding TetR/AcrR family transcriptional regulator produces the protein MASTTFQHLDAAKQQRVLAALITEFSQYPLAQAQVARIVKQADIARGAFYKYFTDLDDAYRYAFGQVIGRLHAGITGPTMRQDPYTATADFLHEASESRDRDFIRLHFTKNSGLVNVARPQVPADATDWAVASLCHSAISEVLADPADATLILAHLKAALSQLQVKE, from the coding sequence ATGGCATCTACTACTTTTCAACATCTAGATGCAGCTAAACAACAACGGGTCTTAGCTGCACTCATCACAGAATTTTCTCAATATCCGTTAGCGCAGGCGCAGGTGGCGCGCATCGTGAAGCAGGCTGATATTGCCCGCGGTGCTTTTTATAAGTACTTCACGGATCTAGATGACGCCTATCGCTATGCCTTTGGACAGGTGATCGGGCGGTTGCATGCGGGTATCACGGGTCCGACCATGCGGCAAGATCCATATACGGCAACAGCTGATTTTCTGCATGAGGCTAGTGAGAGTCGTGACCGGGATTTCATCCGCTTGCATTTCACTAAAAATAGCGGGCTGGTGAATGTGGCCCGGCCACAAGTTCCCGCAGATGCAACCGACTGGGCTGTCGCGTCGTTATGCCACAGTGCGATTTCTGAGGTACTGGCTGATCCGGCTGACGCGACCTTGATTTTGGCACATTTGAAGGCAGCACTTTCTCAGCTGCAAGTTAAGGAGTGA
- a CDS encoding ABC transporter permease produces the protein MYLSLKEIWHEKLRYGLIIGMILLVTYLVFILSALANGLAQQNTQAIESWDTSRVVLAKDSDINLSQSLLTSEQTKAIKLGKSQAYVGTIGAVATSSKHSEIRSTMVGLDWNQYIGKDMQLVSGHRVQSDNQIVVDTQFKNEGYKLGDKVRLTTNGQQYTIVGFTENAKMSVAPVVYGTMATWRKLHNLPDTFTASGIISKSADFKVNNSDLKTYTADTFIQKLPGYSAQNSTFAFMIGFLFVISLIVIAVFLYILTMQKIPNYAVLRAQGVPARTLVKTTIAQALMLVSFGLILGGVLTAVTARFMPLGVPMIFSAGLSIAVVIGILLTGLLGAIVPVRTILKVDPVTAIGG, from the coding sequence ATGTATCTTTCATTAAAAGAAATCTGGCATGAAAAATTACGCTATGGCTTGATCATCGGTATGATTTTGCTGGTGACTTACCTTGTATTTATTCTCAGTGCGTTGGCTAATGGGCTTGCCCAGCAGAATACGCAAGCAATCGAGTCCTGGGACACATCGCGGGTGGTGTTGGCAAAGGACTCGGATATCAATTTGAGCCAGTCGCTGCTGACGTCGGAGCAGACAAAAGCGATTAAGCTAGGCAAGTCGCAAGCCTATGTCGGTACAATCGGCGCGGTTGCGACCAGCAGCAAGCACTCGGAAATTCGTTCGACGATGGTCGGGCTTGATTGGAATCAGTACATCGGCAAGGACATGCAGCTGGTGAGCGGTCATCGCGTGCAAAGTGACAATCAAATTGTCGTGGATACACAATTTAAAAATGAAGGCTACAAGCTTGGCGACAAGGTGCGGCTAACCACAAACGGCCAGCAGTATACCATCGTCGGTTTCACGGAAAATGCCAAAATGAGTGTCGCCCCGGTTGTCTACGGCACCATGGCGACATGGCGAAAACTGCACAACTTGCCGGATACTTTTACGGCTAGCGGCATTATTTCCAAGTCGGCTGATTTTAAAGTTAACAACAGCGATCTGAAAACCTATACAGCGGATACATTTATCCAGAAGCTGCCGGGTTATTCAGCCCAAAATAGCACGTTTGCGTTCATGATTGGTTTTCTATTTGTGATTTCGCTGATTGTCATCGCGGTCTTCCTGTACATTTTGACCATGCAGAAGATTCCTAACTACGCCGTTTTACGGGCACAAGGTGTACCGGCGCGGACCCTCGTTAAAACGACCATTGCGCAAGCACTCATGCTTGTGTCATTCGGTCTGATCCTCGGTGGGGTGCTGACGGCAGTTACAGCGCGGTTCATGCCTCTGGGTGTGCCGATGATTTTCTCCGCCGGTTTAAGCATCGCAGTTGTTATTGGCATTTTGCTCACCGGCTTACTCGGTGCAATTGTCCCAGTCCGGACGATTCTTAAAGTTGATCCTGTCACAGCCATTGGAGGTTGA
- a CDS encoding ABC transporter ATP-binding protein translates to MSAIELQHIIKNFKTPTSDVEVLKDVSFSAEPGSLSLVLGPSGSGKSTFLTIAGGIQTPTSGVVTTAGQELDKLSGKARDALRLDKIGFVLQSYNLVPYLTVGEQFTLVDKIKPKNNLSHEELDQLLDDLGIGDLVNQYPASLSGGQTQRVAIARALYPDPAIVLADEPTAALDSPRVAVVGQLLADLAHKRDKAIVVVTHDVRLEKFADRTFTLLDGQLSEGDTSNAA, encoded by the coding sequence ATGTCAGCTATCGAATTACAACACATCATTAAAAATTTTAAAACGCCAACCAGCGATGTCGAAGTCCTCAAAGATGTTAGCTTCAGTGCCGAACCCGGCAGTCTTTCGCTAGTGCTTGGGCCGTCTGGTTCAGGGAAAAGTACGTTTTTGACCATTGCAGGTGGCATTCAAACCCCAACATCAGGGGTCGTGACAACCGCTGGACAGGAGCTTGATAAGTTATCCGGCAAGGCGCGTGATGCATTGCGGTTGGATAAGATCGGATTTGTTCTTCAGTCATACAACCTCGTCCCATATTTGACGGTTGGCGAGCAGTTCACTTTAGTCGACAAGATTAAGCCAAAAAACAACCTCAGTCATGAGGAACTTGATCAATTGCTGGATGATCTCGGTATTGGTGACCTAGTTAATCAATATCCGGCTTCCTTATCCGGCGGCCAAACACAACGGGTAGCAATTGCACGAGCCTTGTATCCCGATCCAGCCATCGTGTTGGCCGACGAACCAACCGCCGCATTGGATAGTCCGCGTGTGGCAGTTGTCGGACAGCTGCTAGCTGATCTGGCACATAAGCGTGATAAGGCAATTGTTGTTGTCACCCATGATGTTCGCTTAGAAAAGTTTGCGGATCGCACGTTTACTTTGTTGGATGGTCAGTTAAGCGAAGGTGACACTTCCAACGCAGCATAG
- a CDS encoding FAD-dependent oxidoreductase — MDKPKIIVVGASHGGHQSVLELLHRYPDADITMFEAGDFVSFMSCGMELFLENQVTDVNDVRNFRPDDLIKRGAHVLNNHEVTAINADVKSVTVRDTKNGTTQDYPYDKLILSSGVRPNSLPVPGNDLKNVFLMRGYDWATNIKAKLEDPAVKHVTIIGAGYIGIEAAEASRKAGKQVTLLDMIDRPLGTYLDPEMTDILAKELTDKGVELKLGVKIEAFTGDEAVSAVKTDAGDVKTDLVIQAAGIKPATEWLKGTVNLDKRGFINTDPYLRTNLPDVYAIGDATLVYSIPAQQKVPIALATVARREARYLAENIFAENPARPFKGVVGSSALSVFDYHFAASGLNTFTAKRADVNVHTAFYTDSLRPDYVPEANGNPQVCVNLVFDPQTHRLLGGAVLSTYDVTAQGNVLALAVQQQLSLEDLAEADFFFQPGFDRQWSLLNLAAQHALGEPRF, encoded by the coding sequence GTGGACAAGCCAAAGATCATTGTTGTAGGGGCATCACACGGCGGTCACCAAAGCGTCTTAGAACTGTTGCATCGTTATCCCGATGCAGACATTACGATGTTTGAAGCAGGTGATTTTGTTTCGTTCATGTCCTGCGGGATGGAACTATTCTTAGAAAATCAAGTTACCGATGTGAATGATGTTCGGAATTTTCGTCCAGACGATTTGATCAAGCGCGGCGCACATGTGTTAAACAACCATGAAGTGACGGCAATCAATGCTGATGTGAAATCCGTCACCGTTCGCGACACGAAGAACGGCACGACGCAGGACTATCCTTATGACAAATTAATTCTGAGTTCAGGCGTTCGCCCGAATTCCTTACCAGTGCCAGGCAACGATTTGAAGAATGTCTTCTTGATGCGTGGCTACGATTGGGCCACCAACATCAAGGCCAAGTTAGAAGACCCGGCGGTTAAGCACGTCACCATCATCGGTGCCGGTTATATCGGGATTGAAGCGGCTGAAGCCAGTCGTAAAGCTGGTAAACAAGTAACGTTGTTGGATATGATTGATCGCCCACTGGGTACCTATCTGGATCCAGAAATGACCGACATTCTGGCCAAGGAACTCACTGATAAAGGTGTTGAGCTCAAGCTTGGTGTCAAGATCGAAGCCTTCACAGGCGATGAAGCTGTTAGCGCCGTCAAAACGGATGCCGGTGACGTTAAAACCGATCTCGTGATTCAAGCAGCGGGTATCAAGCCAGCAACGGAATGGCTCAAGGGCACCGTTAACCTTGATAAACGCGGCTTCATCAACACCGATCCTTATCTGCGGACCAATTTGCCAGACGTTTATGCTATCGGTGATGCCACTTTGGTTTACTCAATTCCAGCACAACAAAAGGTGCCGATTGCCTTGGCAACCGTTGCGCGACGTGAAGCCCGTTACCTTGCCGAAAACATTTTTGCAGAAAATCCAGCACGGCCATTCAAGGGCGTCGTTGGTTCCAGTGCGTTGAGCGTTTTCGACTACCATTTTGCAGCTAGCGGCCTGAACACCTTCACAGCTAAACGGGCTGACGTTAACGTGCATACCGCTTTCTACACCGATTCACTGCGGCCAGACTATGTGCCAGAAGCTAACGGCAATCCACAGGTTTGCGTCAACTTAGTCTTTGACCCGCAAACTCATCGACTGTTAGGCGGTGCAGTATTGTCCACTTACGACGTGACTGCACAAGGCAACGTCTTGGCACTCGCCGTTCAACAACAATTAAGCCTTGAAGACTTGGCCGAAGCCGACTTCTTCTTCCAGCCAGGTTTTGATCGTCAATGGAGCTTGCTGAACTTGGCTGCGCAACACGCTTTAGGCGAACCGCGATTCTAA